In a genomic window of Streptomyces katrae:
- a CDS encoding BMP family lipoprotein has product MRRITRIATVGIASAALALSATACGGKKSSDASSSSSSSSGSKAASAAIAYDVGGRGDQSFNDAAYAGLEKAEKELKIKTAEAEPTEGESEADKVQRLTELARKGNNPVIGVGFSYAPAIEKVAKKFPNTTFGIIDDTSKTGPNIANLVFNEEQGSYLAGVAAAKASKTGTVGFIGGVEVPLIKKFQAGFEQGVKDTNPNAKVLSAYLTQPPDFSGFAKPDLGKAAAKGQLDGGADVIYAAAGLAGSGAIEAASTAGKWAIGVDSDQYNQPGLAKYKDHILTSVTKDVSLAVFDLIKSVKDGKPESGEVRYGLDKNGVALADSNPQYKAMTDLTAAVDKAKADIIAKKITVKTAP; this is encoded by the coding sequence TTGCGCCGGATCACCAGGATCGCCACCGTGGGCATCGCGTCCGCGGCGCTGGCCCTCTCGGCCACCGCCTGTGGCGGAAAGAAGTCCTCGGACGCCTCGTCCTCGTCCTCCTCGTCCTCGGGCTCGAAGGCCGCCAGCGCCGCCATCGCGTACGACGTCGGTGGCCGTGGCGACCAGTCGTTCAACGACGCCGCCTACGCGGGCCTGGAGAAGGCCGAGAAGGAACTCAAGATCAAGACCGCCGAGGCGGAGCCGACCGAGGGCGAGAGCGAGGCCGACAAGGTCCAGCGCCTCACCGAGCTGGCGCGCAAGGGCAACAACCCGGTCATCGGCGTCGGCTTCTCCTACGCCCCGGCCATCGAGAAGGTCGCGAAGAAGTTCCCGAACACCACGTTCGGCATCATCGACGACACCTCGAAGACCGGCCCGAACATCGCCAACCTGGTCTTCAACGAGGAGCAGGGCTCCTACCTGGCCGGCGTCGCCGCCGCCAAGGCGTCGAAGACCGGCACGGTCGGCTTCATCGGCGGTGTCGAGGTCCCGCTGATCAAAAAGTTCCAGGCGGGCTTCGAGCAGGGCGTCAAGGACACCAACCCGAACGCCAAGGTGCTGTCGGCCTACCTGACCCAGCCGCCGGACTTCTCGGGCTTCGCCAAGCCCGACCTCGGCAAGGCCGCCGCCAAGGGCCAGCTCGACGGTGGCGCCGACGTGATCTACGCCGCCGCCGGCCTCGCGGGCTCGGGCGCCATCGAGGCCGCCTCCACCGCGGGCAAGTGGGCCATCGGTGTCGACTCGGACCAGTACAACCAGCCCGGTCTGGCGAAGTACAAGGACCACATCCTGACCTCGGTCACCAAGGACGTCTCCCTCGCCGTCTTCGACCTGATCAAGTCGGTCAAGGACGGCAAGCCGGAGTCCGGCGAGGTCCGCTACGGCCTGGACAAGAACGGTGTCGCCCTGGCCGACTCCAACCCGCAGTACAAGGCGATGACCGACCTCACCGCCGCGGTGGACAAGGCCAAGGCCGACATCATCGCCAAGAAGATCACCGTCAAGACCGCGCCGTAA
- a CDS encoding ABC transporter ATP-binding protein — translation MAYFQLLPRQGECVINASSPPLAVELHGITKRFPGVVANKDIAISVRKGTVHALIGENGAGKSTLMKILYGMQKPDEGTIAVDGEQVSFNNPGEAIARGIGMVHQHFMLADNLTVLENVVLGGEKLYGIGGKARKKIMEISDAYGLGVRPDALVEDLGVADRQRVEILKVLYRGAKTLILDEPTAVLVPQEVDALFDNLRELKAEGLTVIFISHKLGEVLKVADDITVIRRGTTVGTADPKTATTKQLAELMVGTELPSPETRESTVTTTPMLTVEGLTVAESGTVTAPETSAPALGDSDTDLREAPVAGRLLLDGIGFTIHKGEILGIAGVEGNGQTELIEALMGMITPDAGVITLDGADITRMPVRKRREGGIGYIPEDRHRHGLLLESPLWENRILGHVTEKPNSKGGILDPKAARKDTERIVREYDVRTPGIEVTAASLSGGNQQKLIVGREMSHNPKFLIAAHPTRGVDVGAQAQIWDAIREARHEGLAVLLISADLDELIGLSDTLRVIYRGRLVADADPATITPEELGTAMTGAASGHLEAHDDHSAGVDGDTTEDEAR, via the coding sequence TTGGCTTATTTCCAGCTCCTTCCGCGCCAAGGAGAGTGCGTCATCAACGCGTCCAGCCCCCCTCTCGCCGTAGAACTGCACGGCATCACCAAGCGTTTCCCCGGCGTCGTCGCCAACAAGGACATCGCCATCTCCGTCCGCAAGGGCACGGTCCACGCCCTCATCGGTGAGAACGGGGCCGGCAAGTCGACCCTGATGAAGATCCTCTACGGCATGCAGAAGCCGGACGAGGGCACCATCGCCGTCGACGGGGAGCAGGTCTCCTTCAACAACCCGGGCGAGGCCATCGCCCGCGGCATCGGCATGGTCCACCAGCACTTCATGCTGGCCGACAACCTCACCGTGCTGGAGAACGTCGTCCTCGGCGGCGAGAAGCTCTACGGCATCGGCGGCAAGGCCCGCAAGAAGATCATGGAGATCTCGGACGCCTACGGCCTCGGCGTGCGTCCTGACGCCCTGGTCGAGGACCTCGGTGTCGCCGACCGCCAGCGCGTGGAGATCCTCAAGGTCCTCTACCGCGGCGCCAAGACCCTCATCCTCGACGAGCCCACCGCCGTGCTCGTGCCGCAGGAAGTGGACGCGCTCTTCGACAACCTGCGCGAGCTCAAGGCCGAGGGCCTGACGGTCATCTTCATCTCGCACAAGCTGGGCGAGGTGCTGAAGGTCGCCGACGACATCACCGTCATCCGCCGCGGCACCACGGTCGGCACCGCCGACCCGAAGACGGCCACCACCAAGCAGCTCGCCGAGCTCATGGTCGGCACCGAGCTGCCCTCGCCGGAGACCCGCGAGTCCACGGTGACCACGACCCCGATGCTCACGGTCGAGGGCCTGACGGTCGCCGAGTCCGGCACCGTTACCGCCCCCGAGACCTCCGCGCCCGCCCTGGGCGACTCCGACACCGACCTGCGCGAGGCCCCGGTCGCCGGCCGCCTCCTGCTCGACGGGATCGGCTTCACCATCCACAAGGGCGAGATCCTCGGCATCGCCGGCGTCGAGGGCAACGGCCAGACGGAGCTGATCGAGGCCCTCATGGGCATGATCACCCCCGACGCGGGCGTCATCACCCTCGACGGCGCCGACATCACCAGGATGCCGGTCCGCAAGCGCCGCGAGGGCGGCATCGGCTACATCCCCGAGGACCGCCACCGGCACGGCCTGCTGCTGGAGTCCCCCCTCTGGGAGAACCGCATCCTGGGCCACGTCACCGAGAAGCCCAACTCCAAGGGCGGCATCCTCGACCCGAAGGCCGCCCGCAAGGACACCGAGCGGATCGTGCGCGAGTACGACGTCCGCACCCCCGGCATCGAGGTCACCGCGGCCTCCCTCTCCGGCGGCAACCAGCAGAAGCTGATCGTCGGCCGCGAGATGAGCCACAACCCGAAGTTCCTGATCGCCGCCCACCCCACCCGCGGTGTGGACGTCGGCGCGCAGGCGCAGATCTGGGACGCCATCCGCGAGGCCCGCCACGAGGGCCTGGCCGTGCTCCTGATCTCGGCCGACCTGGACGAGCTGATCGGCCTGTCCGACACCCTCCGGGTCATCTACCGCGGCCGTCTGGTCGCCGACGCCGACCCGGCGACGATCACCCCCGAGGAGCTCGGCACCGCCATGACCGGCGCCGCCAGCGGGCACCTCGAAGCCCATGACGACCACTCCGCCGGGGTCGACGGCGACACCACGGAGGACGAGGCCCGATGA
- a CDS encoding ABC transporter permease, translating into MKKFDKDRLLLAAAGPVLALVSALVLTMIVLAASGVDPIDPLRIMIEQAGYEDIQVLIINQAGIYFLAALAVAVGFRMNLFNIGVDGQYRLAAMLSAVVGAAVSLPAPLHILLIVVIAMATGAFWSGIAGILKARRGVSEVVSTIMLNAIATSLIAWLILPKNLGVQPAGSNDLTTGDIPESGWFPAVSLPGGDIYGFTFVAFALGVVYWFVLNRTRFGFDLRASGASESAAQASGVEPKKMIMTAMLISGAVAGLTGMPLLLGESHTYNLSFPLGVGFTGITVALLGRNNPIGIFFSAFLIAFIDKASAGLDTEGYAKEIGTIMQGLIVIAVVVSYELVRRYGIRRQQQKVGEELAAGHALKTDNKEVAA; encoded by the coding sequence ATGAAGAAATTCGACAAGGACCGGCTGCTCCTGGCAGCCGCCGGACCGGTGCTCGCACTGGTCAGCGCCCTGGTGCTGACCATGATCGTGCTGGCCGCCTCGGGCGTGGACCCGATCGACCCGCTGCGGATCATGATCGAGCAGGCGGGTTACGAGGACATCCAGGTCCTGATCATCAACCAGGCCGGCATCTACTTCCTGGCAGCCCTGGCCGTGGCCGTCGGCTTCCGGATGAACCTCTTCAACATCGGCGTGGACGGCCAGTACCGCCTCGCGGCGATGCTCTCCGCCGTGGTCGGCGCGGCGGTCTCGCTGCCCGCCCCGCTGCACATCCTGCTGATCGTGGTCATCGCCATGGCGACCGGCGCCTTCTGGTCCGGTATCGCGGGCATCCTCAAGGCCCGCCGCGGCGTGAGCGAGGTCGTCTCCACGATCATGCTCAACGCCATCGCGACCTCGCTGATCGCCTGGCTGATCCTGCCGAAGAACCTCGGCGTGCAGCCGGCCGGCTCGAACGACCTCACCACCGGTGACATCCCGGAGTCCGGCTGGTTCCCGGCCGTCTCCCTGCCCGGCGGCGACATCTACGGCTTCACCTTCGTCGCCTTCGCGCTCGGCGTCGTCTACTGGTTCGTCCTCAACCGGACCCGCTTCGGCTTCGACCTGCGCGCCTCCGGCGCCAGCGAGTCCGCCGCGCAGGCCTCCGGCGTCGAGCCCAAGAAGATGATCATGACCGCCATGCTCATCTCGGGCGCGGTCGCGGGTCTGACCGGTATGCCGCTGCTGCTCGGCGAGTCGCACACGTACAACCTGTCCTTCCCCCTGGGTGTCGGCTTCACCGGCATCACCGTCGCTCTGCTCGGGCGCAACAACCCGATCGGCATCTTCTTCTCGGCCTTCCTGATCGCCTTCATCGACAAGGCGTCCGCCGGTCTCGACACCGAGGGCTACGCCAAGGAGATCGGCACGATCATGCAGGGCCTGATCGTGATCGCCGTCGTCGTCAGCTACGAGCTCGTCCGCCGCTACGGCATCCGCCGCCAGCAGCAGAAGGTCGGCGAAGAGCTGGCCGCCGGCCATGCCCTCAAGACCGACAACAAGGAGGTCGCGGCGTGA
- a CDS encoding ABC transporter permease: MSTSTVSATSAAPKKGGGRRKLTLPWILLIIAAGLALVSVVRLISGANDLTSVGQFSGALQLAVPIALAGLGGLWAERAGVVNIGLEGMMILGTWFGAWAGYQWGPWTGVVLGIVGGALGGLLHAIITVTFNVNHIVSGVAINILAVGFTQYLSNFTFDKTPGGSSKQSPRIDPITEITIPGLSDGLATLQGKHWFLISDAAGALGGLVTNLSLLTVVAVLLVPLTWWVLWRTAFGLRLRSCGENPVAAESLGVNVYKYKYIAVIVSGAMAGLGGAFLAIVSTGIYQEGQTGGRGYIGLAAMIFGNWMPGGMALGSGLFGFTYSLRLRGGAENVHAMLLLIAILLVLAVAWQLYKKKYLQAGIAALCAAGLFVWYALTDQVPSQFVDAAPYVTTLLVLALSAQRLRMPKADGMPYRKGQGK; encoded by the coding sequence GTGAGCACCAGCACCGTTTCCGCGACGAGCGCCGCGCCCAAGAAGGGCGGCGGCCGCCGCAAGCTCACCCTGCCCTGGATCCTGCTGATCATCGCGGCCGGCCTCGCGCTGGTCTCCGTGGTCCGCCTGATCTCCGGGGCCAACGACCTGACCTCCGTCGGCCAGTTCTCCGGCGCCCTCCAGCTCGCCGTGCCGATCGCCCTCGCGGGCCTCGGCGGCCTGTGGGCCGAGCGCGCGGGCGTGGTCAACATCGGCCTCGAAGGCATGATGATCCTCGGCACCTGGTTCGGCGCCTGGGCCGGCTACCAGTGGGGTCCGTGGACCGGTGTCGTCCTCGGCATCGTCGGCGGCGCCCTCGGCGGCCTGCTGCACGCGATCATCACCGTGACGTTCAACGTGAACCACATCGTCTCCGGTGTGGCGATCAACATCCTGGCCGTCGGCTTCACCCAGTACCTGTCGAACTTCACCTTCGACAAGACCCCGGGCGGCTCCTCCAAGCAGTCCCCGCGCATCGACCCGATCACCGAGATCACCATTCCAGGGCTCTCCGACGGACTGGCGACGCTCCAGGGCAAGCACTGGTTCCTGATCTCCGACGCCGCCGGCGCCCTCGGCGGTCTGGTCACCAACCTCTCGCTGCTGACCGTCGTCGCCGTGCTGCTGGTCCCGCTGACCTGGTGGGTGCTGTGGCGGACCGCGTTCGGTCTGCGCCTGCGCTCCTGCGGTGAGAACCCGGTCGCCGCCGAATCCCTCGGCGTCAACGTCTACAAGTACAAGTACATCGCCGTGATCGTCTCCGGTGCGATGGCCGGCCTCGGCGGCGCGTTCCTCGCGATCGTCTCCACCGGCATCTACCAGGAGGGCCAGACCGGCGGCCGCGGCTACATCGGTCTCGCCGCGATGATCTTCGGCAACTGGATGCCGGGCGGCATGGCCCTCGGCTCGGGCCTCTTCGGCTTCACCTACAGCCTCCGCCTGCGCGGCGGCGCCGAGAACGTGCACGCGATGCTCCTGCTCATCGCGATCCTGCTCGTGCTCGCCGTCGCCTGGCAGCTGTACAAGAAGAAGTACCTCCAGGCTGGCATCGCCGCGCTCTGCGCCGCCGGGCTCTTCGTCTGGTACGCGCTCACCGACCAGGTGCCCAGCCAGTTCGTGGACGCCGCCCCGTACGTCACCACCCTGCTGGTGCTCGCCCTGTCCGCGCAGCGCCTGCGCATGCCCAAGGCGGACGGCATGCCGTACCGCAAGGGCCAGGGCAAGTGA
- a CDS encoding cytidine deaminase, which yields MTPAPAVDWEALRTAARDAMTRAYAPYSGFPVGVAALVDDGRVVTGCNVENASYGLGLCAECGLVSSLQATGGGRLTHFTCVDGKGEILVPCGRCRQLLYEFGGPELLVETPDGILPLSAMLPQAFGPDHLRQP from the coding sequence GTGACCCCGGCTCCGGCGGTGGACTGGGAAGCCCTGCGGACGGCCGCGCGGGACGCGATGACCCGCGCCTACGCCCCGTACTCGGGCTTCCCGGTCGGGGTGGCCGCCCTGGTCGACGACGGCCGCGTGGTCACCGGCTGCAACGTCGAGAACGCCAGCTACGGACTCGGCCTGTGCGCCGAGTGCGGCCTGGTCTCCTCCCTCCAGGCCACCGGAGGCGGCCGCCTCACCCACTTCACGTGCGTGGACGGCAAGGGCGAGATCCTCGTCCCGTGCGGCCGCTGCCGCCAGCTGCTCTACGAGTTCGGCGGCCCGGAGCTGCTGGTGGAGACACCGGACGGGATCCTCCCGCTGAGCGCGATGCTGCCGCAGGCCTTCGGGCCCGACCACCTCAGACAGCCGTGA
- a CDS encoding thymidine phosphorylase has translation MDVISVIRTKRDRGELSPEQIDWVIDAYTRGIVADEQMSALAMAILLNGMNRAEIARWTAAMIASGERMNFDSLSRPTADKHSTGGVGDKITLPLAPLVAACGAAVPQLSGRGLGHTGGTLDKLESIPGWRALLSNEEMLNVLDTTGAVICAAGDGLAPADKKLYALRDVTGTVEAIPLIASSIMSKKIAEGTGSLVLDVKVGSGAFMKNIEDARELASTMVALGTDSGVKTIALLTDMSTPLGLTAGNALEVRESVEVLAGGGPADVVELTIALAQEMLTAAGIKDADPAKALADGSAMDVWRRVISAQGGDPDAALPVAREQHVVTASASGVLTRLDAYAVGVGAWRLGAGRARKEDPVQAGAGIELHAKPGDTVTAGQPLMTLHTDTPEKFDYALASLEGSYDVAPAGTEFTATPIVLDRIA, from the coding sequence ATGGACGTCATCTCCGTCATCCGGACCAAGCGGGACCGCGGTGAGCTGAGCCCCGAGCAGATCGACTGGGTCATCGACGCCTACACCCGCGGGATCGTCGCCGACGAGCAGATGTCCGCGCTCGCCATGGCCATCCTCCTCAACGGCATGAACCGGGCCGAGATCGCCCGCTGGACCGCCGCGATGATCGCCTCCGGCGAGCGGATGAACTTCGACTCCCTCTCCCGCCCCACCGCCGACAAGCACTCCACCGGCGGCGTCGGCGACAAGATCACCCTCCCGCTCGCCCCGCTCGTCGCCGCCTGCGGCGCGGCCGTCCCGCAGCTGTCGGGCCGCGGCCTCGGCCACACCGGTGGCACCCTCGACAAGCTGGAGTCCATCCCCGGCTGGCGCGCGCTGCTCTCCAACGAGGAGATGCTGAACGTCCTCGACACCACCGGCGCCGTCATCTGCGCGGCCGGCGACGGCCTGGCCCCCGCCGACAAGAAGCTCTACGCCCTGCGCGACGTCACCGGCACCGTCGAGGCCATCCCCCTGATCGCCTCCTCGATCATGTCGAAGAAGATCGCCGAGGGCACCGGCTCCCTCGTCCTGGACGTCAAGGTCGGCTCCGGCGCCTTCATGAAGAACATCGAGGACGCCCGCGAGCTCGCCTCCACGATGGTGGCCCTGGGCACCGACAGCGGCGTCAAGACGATCGCCCTGCTCACCGACATGTCGACCCCGCTCGGCCTCACCGCCGGCAACGCCCTCGAGGTCCGCGAGTCCGTCGAGGTCCTGGCCGGCGGCGGCCCCGCCGACGTGGTCGAGCTGACCATCGCCCTCGCCCAGGAGATGCTCACGGCCGCCGGCATCAAGGACGCCGACCCGGCGAAGGCCCTCGCCGACGGCTCCGCCATGGACGTGTGGCGCCGGGTGATCTCCGCCCAGGGCGGCGACCCGGACGCGGCCCTGCCGGTCGCCCGCGAGCAGCACGTGGTCACCGCGTCCGCGTCGGGCGTCCTGACCCGCCTCGACGCGTACGCGGTCGGCGTGGGCGCCTGGCGCCTGGGCGCGGGGCGCGCCCGCAAGGAGGACCCGGTGCAGGCGGGCGCGGGCATCGAGCTGCACGCCAAGCCCGGCGACACCGTCACCGCCGGCCAGCCGCTGATGACCCTGCACACGGACACCCCGGAGAAGTTCGACTACGCCCTGGCCTCGCTGGAGGGCAGCTACGACGTCGCCCCGGCCGGCACGGAGTTCACCGCCACGCCGATCGTCCTGGACCGCATCGCCTGA
- a CDS encoding Uma2 family endonuclease, giving the protein MSALAVEHQPPSGDDWDSVVRLWEGMDVPKGCKVEIIEGIVTVAPPPVNDHNLIAVAVQRRLYTVIPEDWEVFQTLNLAVPSRSGLYIPDLVILPRSEVPNGENFVAAAAAELAVEITSRSNAVNDRVAKLKGYAAAGVPLYLLIDPHATGSPTIHLYGEPSDGKYRVLHAGKFGEAVHLPDPFDLTLDTFSFPRP; this is encoded by the coding sequence ATGAGCGCACTCGCAGTCGAGCACCAGCCCCCGAGCGGTGACGACTGGGACTCGGTGGTCCGCCTCTGGGAGGGGATGGACGTGCCGAAGGGCTGCAAGGTGGAGATCATCGAGGGGATCGTCACCGTGGCACCACCACCCGTCAACGACCACAACCTGATCGCGGTAGCGGTACAGCGCCGCCTGTACACCGTGATCCCCGAAGACTGGGAGGTCTTCCAGACCCTCAACCTGGCTGTCCCGAGCCGCAGCGGCCTCTACATCCCGGACCTCGTGATCCTGCCGAGGTCAGAGGTCCCGAACGGGGAGAATTTCGTTGCTGCGGCCGCGGCCGAGCTCGCGGTGGAGATCACCTCCAGGTCCAATGCCGTCAACGACCGCGTCGCCAAACTGAAGGGCTATGCCGCCGCCGGCGTGCCGCTTTACCTCCTCATCGACCCGCACGCGACCGGCAGCCCCACGATCCACCTCTACGGTGAACCCAGCGACGGCAAGTACCGCGTCCTCCACGCGGGCAAGTTCGGTGAGGCCGTCCATCTCCCCGATCCGTTCGACCTCACCCTCGACACCTTCAGCTTCCCCCGCCCGTAG
- a CDS encoding STAS domain-containing protein, whose translation MPLPGPTLRAEDVPALCQALVARYRRGVREVRCDLSLLTLPDLPTLEALARMALTARRQGGSLRLTGATPALRALLDLVGLVELLGQPEQREPPGGVQEGVQPDDAAL comes from the coding sequence ATGCCCCTGCCCGGGCCCACGCTGCGAGCCGAAGACGTTCCGGCCTTGTGCCAGGCACTCGTGGCCCGCTACCGCCGGGGCGTGCGAGAGGTCCGATGTGACCTCAGCCTGCTCACCCTCCCGGACCTGCCCACCCTCGAAGCGCTCGCGCGCATGGCGCTGACCGCGCGCCGCCAGGGCGGCAGCCTTCGGCTCACCGGCGCGACCCCCGCCCTCCGGGCCCTACTGGACCTCGTAGGCCTCGTCGAGCTCCTCGGGCAGCCCGAACAGCGGGAACCACCGGGCGGTGTCCAGGAAGGCGTTCAGCCCGACGATGCGGCCCTCTGA
- a CDS encoding sigma-70 family RNA polymerase sigma factor, whose product MSDLATTTSPELDAAMERYRVELTGYCYRMLGSAFDAEDAVQDTYVRAWRAYGKFEGRSSLRSWLYRIATNVCLDLLNAGNKRARPMDLTAPQHQASAVLNERPEVTWLEPVPDGRVLPQTADPAEMALAKESVRLAFVAALQHLPAKQRAVLILREVLAWKADEVAQLLETTVASVNSALQRARATLAGQALRPSDPADPLDADQAKLLEQYLSAFEAYDITRLTALLHEDAVLSMPPFDLWLQGPQDIAAWHLNQGIGCKGSRLIPTTANGLPAFGQYRPREDGRPGHVPWALQVLEVSEGRIVGLNAFLDTARWFPLFGLPEELDEAYEVQ is encoded by the coding sequence ATGAGCGACCTCGCGACCACCACCTCCCCGGAGCTCGACGCGGCGATGGAGCGCTACCGCGTCGAGCTGACCGGGTACTGCTACCGGATGCTCGGCTCGGCCTTCGACGCCGAGGACGCGGTGCAGGACACGTACGTCCGCGCCTGGCGGGCGTACGGGAAGTTCGAGGGCCGCTCCTCGCTGCGGTCGTGGCTGTACCGGATCGCCACGAACGTCTGCCTGGACCTGCTGAACGCGGGGAACAAGCGGGCGCGGCCGATGGACCTCACCGCCCCGCAGCACCAGGCGTCCGCCGTGCTGAACGAGCGGCCCGAGGTGACCTGGCTGGAGCCGGTGCCGGACGGGCGGGTGCTGCCGCAGACCGCCGACCCGGCCGAGATGGCGCTGGCGAAGGAGTCGGTGCGGCTGGCGTTCGTGGCGGCGCTCCAGCACCTGCCGGCGAAGCAGCGGGCGGTGCTGATCCTGCGGGAGGTGCTGGCCTGGAAGGCGGACGAGGTCGCGCAGCTGCTGGAGACGACGGTGGCCTCGGTCAACAGCGCGCTCCAGCGGGCCCGGGCCACCCTGGCGGGGCAGGCGCTGCGGCCGAGCGATCCGGCGGACCCGCTGGACGCGGACCAGGCGAAGCTGCTGGAGCAGTACCTGTCCGCCTTCGAGGCCTACGACATCACGCGGCTGACCGCCCTGCTGCACGAGGACGCGGTGCTGTCGATGCCGCCGTTCGACCTGTGGCTCCAGGGGCCGCAGGACATCGCGGCATGGCATCTGAACCAGGGCATCGGGTGCAAGGGCTCGCGCCTGATACCGACCACGGCGAACGGGCTGCCGGCCTTCGGCCAGTACCGTCCGCGCGAGGACGGCCGGCCGGGGCACGTGCCGTGGGCGCTGCAGGTGCTGGAGGTGTCAGAGGGCCGCATCGTCGGGCTGAACGCCTTCCTGGACACCGCCCGGTGGTTCCCGCTGTTCGGGCTGCCCGAGGAGCTCGACGAGGCCTACGAGGTCCAGTAG
- a CDS encoding L,D-transpeptidase family protein has protein sequence MAGIRVGVRAGRRAAVVFGGALALAAPLVVAGGGAAQAAEAAASCNVTTGPYQRQVEQFLGRPVDGVQSAADCAAIQSFQATHGITPTMGYAGPLTWQTMSTMLAQRAAGKNPNAEGKCPTNLGRIACVDLTRQLSWIQDGATLKYGPVPVRTGKAETPTRTGLKKIYYRSINHWSTIYNVAMPYAQFFDGGIAFHSVEKSMWNPPGSGGCVNMTTADAKAYWNMLTNGEDVFVYGRKPGT, from the coding sequence ATGGCGGGGATACGCGTAGGCGTGCGCGCGGGCCGGCGGGCCGCGGTGGTGTTCGGCGGGGCGCTGGCGCTGGCGGCGCCGCTGGTGGTCGCGGGGGGCGGTGCGGCGCAGGCCGCGGAAGCGGCCGCCTCGTGCAACGTGACCACGGGGCCGTACCAGCGGCAGGTGGAGCAGTTCCTCGGGCGGCCGGTGGACGGGGTGCAGTCGGCGGCCGACTGCGCCGCCATCCAGTCCTTCCAGGCCACCCACGGGATCACCCCGACGATGGGGTACGCGGGGCCGCTGACCTGGCAGACGATGAGCACCATGCTGGCGCAGCGGGCGGCCGGGAAGAACCCGAACGCCGAGGGGAAGTGCCCCACCAACCTGGGGCGGATCGCCTGCGTCGACCTGACGCGGCAGCTGAGCTGGATCCAGGACGGGGCGACGCTGAAGTACGGGCCGGTTCCGGTGCGCACGGGCAAGGCGGAGACCCCGACGCGGACCGGGCTGAAGAAGATCTACTACCGCAGCATCAACCACTGGTCGACGATCTACAACGTGGCGATGCCGTACGCGCAGTTCTTCGACGGGGGCATCGCCTTCCACTCGGTGGAGAAGAGCATGTGGAACCCGCCGGGTTCGGGCGGCTGCGTGAACATGACGACGGCCGACGCCAAGGCGTACTGGAACATGCTGACCAACGGCGAGGACGTGTTCGTGTACGGGCGCAAGCCCGGCACCTGA